A region of Trypanosoma brucei brucei TREU927 chromosome 1, complete sequence DNA encodes the following proteins:
- a CDS encoding hypothetical protein, conserved (GPI-Anchor Signal predicted for Tb927.1.1500 by DGPI v2.04 with cleavage site probability 0.442 near 649), which translates to MGGAPSREATVVYSYLRGTYEIGLIPLTSAFFGRPSGRGEHEGENVLRGHFLQMREDLFAACTLPTRNKVLSWTEIVPNRFTGEDLDAFLEIVDKRLYPTNAAMVADKNSPLLPVPCAVCLVCKDGRERRGSFRWRGRNIVIIGYFGCMDEKLDAAFKTEKRTPRQGMYSITAAVFPSIGDRTFDRVLALAPVMLRGQFVGSVLQLRRGGGEFATPLSERGEMVDVSSEAPSLGAGIGGVVGQSDGLIHEDSAVDSAFEMFVERVSQMSVFVEVVSDNYSSLKSLVENVAFIQIHTQAEPKQCTLDLPPIVQNAFNRTTTASSCEKKADAEGHHAEKSPPQRSSAMEQGSSCCTVQGVSCSLERDDLTDLSSVEPEGSSHLSKVPTEDGGSFHFCTEIVRVHFNERYVSLAIQWLSSFFRKPTLLENGYWVHYCLKKEEEVIRRILCHRDTIVSGWRTSHPELANQYMGDGTDKLLEHVRILQHELQQARKAAEEPTLRKKASTPPTLPCPNTTSMAVLAPPPPPHVMPYAVPPLPSPVYFVQQQPVGNPMFVSLLPFQQVQQVPQVQQIPQFQQVPQIQPLQQISHVQQIPQLQQTQPVQSISHVQQISHVQPIHQVQQISHVQPMPLYHLQPPELQQPSVCYLPFGDGGALPPSYVIPSSLS; encoded by the coding sequence GATCTCTTCGCGGCCTGTACACTCCCAACCCGAAACAAAGTGCTCTCATGGACAGAAATCGTGCCCAATCGATTTACGGGGGAGGACCTTGACGCGTTTTTGGAAATTGTGGACAAGCGGCTCTACCCAACAAATGCGGCAATGGTAGCAGATAAAAATTCTCCACTTCTCCCGGTCCCATGTGCTGTTTGTCTTGTCTGCAAAGATGGTCGGGAGCGCCGTGGCAGTTTTCGCTGGCGCGGGCGGAACATTGTCATCATCGGTTACTTTGGATGCATGGATGAAAAGCTTGATGCGGCTTTCAAAACAGAGAAACGCACGCCACGCCAGGGGATGTACAGCATCACTGCCGCTGTATTTCCCTCTATTGGTGATCGTACGTTTGACCGCGTTCTTGCCTTAGCACCAGTGATGCTTCGGGGGCAGTTTGTGGGATCTGTGTTGCAACTCCGtaggggaggaggggaattCGCAACGCCCTTGAGTGAGCGTGGGGAAATGGTTGATGTCTCTAGTGAGGCTCCTTCGCTCGGAGCGGGAATTGGTGGAGTGGTAGGGCAATCAGATGGATTGATTCATGAGGATTCTGCAGTTGACAGCGCCTTCGAAATGTTCGTGGAGCGCGTCTCCCAGATGTCTGTATTCGTTGAGGTGGTCTCGGATAACTACTCGTCACTGAAGTCTCTAGTGGAAAATGTTGCCTTCATCCAGATTCATACACAGGCGGAACCTAAACAGTGTACGCTTGATCTTCCTCCAATCGTTCAGAACGCCTTTAATCGCACTACAACTGCGAGCAGTTGCGAGAAGAAAGCTGACGCGGAGGGTCACCATGCAGAAAAGTCGCCTCCACAACGTTCATCTGCCATGGAACAGGGGTCTTCTTGTTGCACCGTGCAAGGAGTAAGCTGCTCGTTGGAGCGCGATGATTTAACCGATCTGTCCAGTGTGGAGCCTGAAGGTTCATCTCACTTAAGTAAAGTGCCAACGGAGGATGGTGGTAGTTTTCACTTCTGTACAGAGATAGTTCGTGTTCATTTCAACGAGAGATATGTGTCCCTAGCCATCCAGTGGCTCTCAAGTTTCTTCCGAAAACCAACCTTGCTTGAGAATGGTTATTGGGTACACTACTGcctgaaaaaggaagaggaagtgatACGCAGAATACTCTGCCATCGCGATACTATTGTCTCCGGTTGGCGAACGTCTCACCCCGAACTCGCTAATCAATACATGGGTGACGGCACGGACAAACTACTGGAGCACGTACGGATCCTTCAGCACGAATTACAACAAGCCCGCAAGGCTGCAGAAGAACCTACACTGCGTAAAAAAGCCAGTACGCCTCCCACTCTGCCGTGTCCGAATACCACTTCAATGGCAGTGTTGGCACCACCCCCTCCGCCTCATGTGATGCCGTACgccgtgcctcctcttccgtcaccggtttattttgttcaacAGCAACCTGTGGGAAACCCCATGTTTGTGTCGTTGCTTCCTTTTCAGCAAGTGCAGCAGGTTCCACAAGTGCAACAGATCCCACAATTTCAGCAGGTGCCGCAAATTCAGCCACTGCAACAGATTTCGCATGTGCAGCAGATCCCTCAATTGCAGCAAACCCAACCGGTACAGTCGATATCGCATGTTCAGCAGATTTCGCATGTGCAACCGattcatcaagtgcagcaaaTCTCACATGTGCAACCGATGCCATTGTACCACCTCCAACCACCTGAATTACAACAGCCCTCGGTTTGTTATCTTCCCTTTGGGGATGGAGGAGCTCTACCCCCAAGTTATGTCATTCCAAGCTCGCTGTCGTAG